A region of the Apium graveolens cultivar Ventura chromosome 6, ASM990537v1, whole genome shotgun sequence genome:
GAAGTAAATCCGTATTGTTTGATGCAGCCATATTGGCCCATAGACTGAAGGAGTTACCACAGAAATATATCAATAATGAAAAGGTAGATAAATGGTACATTATAAGCAAAGTGTGGATAGAATTGCTATCATTTGCTGCAACTCATATCAGGTCAGACTCTCATGCACAACAACTTAGTAGAGGTGGAAATCTTATCACTATCGTTTGGTTATTGATGGCTCATTTTGGCCTTGGAGATCAATTTCAAATTAATGAAGGCCATGCAAGGGCAAAGCTGATTGTGGGAAAGTAGCTTGCAAATTGTCTCTCATATGTTGTTATTAAACCTGCAACAGTGCCAGATGCATTTCAATTAATTGAAGGAATTGAATAGGTATGCCAATATTTTCGTGAATTAGtcattttcaatttttaaatgTGATATTGGTGCCACAGTACTTGAAAAGAATGAAATGATGGTCGGATTGGCTATCTTTATGGTATTATCTGGTACGTTTGAGATTGTTAGCTTTGTAAAACATCTCTGTATCCTAAATGAAGCTCTACATGAAAAGGTTCCTGGAtcaatttatttatattatatggACTATGATCTATACCAATCAATTATCAGTCCAAATGGTTTGATACAAGTATAGATGCAATCATGCAAATTCAACTCGAGTCCATACATGTCAGTGATACTTACTCTGGTTCTGGGATGCATACATTGTTTAGTCTCACACACCAAATGTCACTTGGCCAAATGTGAAGGATGCATTTAGTTTTACATCATATGTAAGCTAAGAATCAAAGCCATACAGACAAAAATAACGTACTCTACACATTTCCTCTGCTGAATTAAAAATCCCGCTTTGTACACGAATTCTTTGGGCACTAGAGAAAAGGAAAAACAAGCTACTATATAAAAACAACATTGCTTCCCTTCAGACTTCAGTGGTCACTTACAAGAGACTGTACTTGGAGGTAGAAGCTCCAGTTATCAGGTCTGCAGTCTTACCCTTATTTTTCTAAAAGTATTACATTTATATAATTGATAAGCAATTACTAGAGTCCACGACCTGGATTTAATTCATTTCCGGCTACTTGGATCTCTTCACCACCTGGACCGACCATTCTTGAATACATTGGAACTGCACCTGCATTTCCTACCTCATAGTACACTTGTTGTTGTTGGCTCACTCCTGTTGGTGTTCTTCGAACATCATATGGATTCAATGTCCTTTCTCTTGCATACACCTGACCCATGCCTGGTACTTGACCCATACCCTGGACTTGCTGATGGAGAGGTATTTGATTGTGACCCCCTGAAATTCTTTGCACAAATTGTCCCTGCATTGGTACCTGTTGAATGCCAACATTTCCCTGTTGAGGAACTGAACCTGGAAGGAAATACATTGGCATGTTCTGTACTCCCGGGTTCGGATACTGCCCTCCTGGTCCGTAATGCCACATCGGGCTATCACCGTATCCGGGTTGTCGCATCAACTTTGGCTCCACACTTTCACTAACCTCCTGGACCGCACCCTGTTTCGGTTCAAAAACTTGCATTTCAGGCCTGGTCTTAACAGGTCGAAGATCAGGAATTGGCGGCATATAGGTCGGTCCTAAACCCGAAGAAGTTGAGCAAAATGGTGAGGACACAACAGGAGCAGGAGAACCCGGATCCGAGTTTGATGCATTGTCATTCAAAACCCGTCGGGTC
Encoded here:
- the LOC141664934 gene encoding uncharacterized protein LOC141664934, giving the protein MASHHASEFDSLNSTPRSSDHEEPRVRFMCSFGGKILPRPHDDQLRYVGGDTRIVAINRHTTFSSLLEKLAIFSGTTNISVKYQLPNEDLDALITITNDEDIENMMDEYDRLAHTHAPHSKLARLRLFLFPTDADSRNSSISSLSSLLTGSAKREHWFFDALNGRDGPGLDRVGSEVSSIVSEVPDYLFGLENSDDQTRLKTRRVLNDNASNSDPGSPAPVVSSPFCSTSSGLGPTYMPPIPDLRPVKTRPEMQVFEPKQGAVQEVSESVEPKLMRQPGYGDSPMWHYGPGGQYPNPGVQNMPMYFLPGSVPQQGNVGIQQVPMQGQFVQRISGGHNQIPLHQQVQGMGQVPGMGQVYARERTLNPYDVRRTPTGVSQQQQVYYEVGNAGAVPMYSRMVGPGGEEIQVAGNELNPGRGL